The following proteins come from a genomic window of uncultured Fusobacterium sp.:
- a CDS encoding GAF domain-containing protein, with product MAFNVDLYKNFKVEEKYKIFLEELENYLSKEKDSLANLANSSAFIYAFFEDINWSGFYLLKENELVLGPFCGMPATTRIKIGEGVCGYTAEKREVVVVDNVCEFPGHIACDVRSKSEIVLPIIQDDVLYGVLDIDSGVVARFNSLEKEILEAALEIMLKYIDFKELI from the coding sequence ATGGCATTTAATGTAGATTTATATAAAAATTTTAAAGTTGAAGAAAAATATAAAATTTTTTTAGAGGAATTAGAAAATTATCTTTCTAAAGAAAAAGATTCTCTTGCAAATTTAGCAAATAGCTCAGCTTTTATATATGCTTTTTTTGAAGATATCAATTGGAGTGGTTTTTATCTTTTAAAGGAAAATGAACTTGTTTTAGGACCATTTTGTGGAATGCCTGCCACTACAAGAATAAAAATTGGAGAAGGTGTATGTGGATATACAGCTGAAAAAAGAGAAGTGGTAGTAGTTGATAATGTTTGTGAATTTCCAGGACACATAGCTTGTGATGTGAGATCAAAATCAGAGATTGTATTGCCAATAATTCAAGATGATGTTTTATATGGAGTATTAGATATTGATAGTGGTGTTGTAGCAAGATTTAATTCACTTGAAAAAGAAATTTTAGAAGCTGCTTTAGAGATTATGTTAAAATATATAGATTTTAAAGAATTAATATAA
- a CDS encoding YibE/F family protein, which yields MRKIGISIVVILLALLVFKGKLEGFFFKQENIGRVLTVDNSDAIVQGISKIGSQYLNVEILTGEHKGKTLEVRNLLSGSMEYDEFYKEKDKILMVVTDDNGELKGKALSLLRIEKIGGLAFIFVSLLIVYARKVGVQSLVSFIGSVAIIWEYLIPALKKGENVFMITIFTLILLSALIIFLVAGFTKKGTSAFLGTMSGLFVTAALTFMFGDTFRIDGMNQPLAQSVVFSSAMSINILDIFYSAIVIGASGAAMDIAMDMTATIQELKYHNPKISRKDLIKSGFNVGRSVIGTMTTTLLLAYSGGFLTLLILFLERDTTILQILNMKLVVSEVIKIIIGSIGLVVVAPITTYIASFIYSMENKK from the coding sequence GTGAGAAAAATAGGAATCTCTATTGTAGTGATTCTTCTTGCCCTTCTAGTTTTTAAAGGAAAACTGGAAGGGTTTTTCTTTAAACAGGAAAATATTGGAAGAGTGCTTACAGTAGATAATAGTGATGCAATAGTTCAAGGAATATCAAAGATAGGATCTCAATACTTAAATGTTGAAATTTTAACTGGAGAGCATAAGGGAAAAACTTTAGAGGTAAGAAATCTTTTAAGTGGAAGTATGGAGTATGATGAATTTTATAAAGAAAAAGATAAAATTCTTATGGTGGTAACAGATGATAATGGAGAATTAAAAGGAAAAGCTCTATCACTTTTAAGAATTGAAAAAATAGGTGGACTTGCTTTTATTTTTGTTAGTTTACTGATAGTTTATGCAAGAAAGGTTGGAGTTCAATCTCTAGTGTCTTTTATAGGAAGTGTAGCTATAATTTGGGAATATCTAATACCAGCATTGAAAAAGGGAGAAAATGTTTTTATGATAACAATTTTTACCTTGATATTATTGTCAGCTTTAATTATATTTTTAGTAGCAGGATTTACTAAAAAGGGAACAAGTGCTTTTTTAGGGACTATGTCAGGACTATTTGTAACAGCAGCTTTAACTTTTATGTTTGGTGATACTTTTAGAATTGATGGTATGAATCAACCTCTAGCTCAAAGTGTAGTTTTTTCAAGTGCTATGAGTATAAATATATTGGATATTTTTTATTCTGCAATAGTTATTGGAGCAAGTGGAGCTGCTATGGATATTGCTATGGATATGACAGCTACTATTCAAGAATTAAAATATCATAATCCTAAAATTAGTAGAAAAGATCTAATAAAGTCAGGATTCAATGTAGGAAGATCTGTAATAGGAACAATGACAACAACTTTATTGTTAGCATATTCAGGAGGATTTTTAACACTATTGATACTTTTTTTAGAGAGAGATACAACGATACTCCAAATTTTGAATATGAAATTAGTAGTTTCTGAAGTTATAAAGATAATTATTGGAAGTATAGGTTTAGTTGTTGTAGCACCAATTACAACTTATATAGCATCTTTTATATATTCAATGGAAAATAAAAAATAA
- a CDS encoding alkaline phosphatase: MLKRKHMVLAGMALMAATSFAQPKYIFYFIGDGMGAAQRQIAEEYKKGVMKEDGKLLLNSLPFSAITTTYSADTLITDSAAAGTALATGHKTNNGYIAKDAKGKDLKTLLEMAQEDGKATGLVTTTRITHATPAVFASHNIDRDDENGIAEDYVKSNVDYFAGGGFRHFVKKGGELPSKRKDDRDLVKEFADKGYKTFVSESSIKDYKNWTPKEGEKAFVAIEASHMPYEIDRKSEVPSLKYMTEKGIELLKQDKDGFFMMVEGGRIDHASHANDVMGTIYDTIAFDDAIKSAYEFYEKNPKDTLIVIAADHETGGMGLGFGANYFLKLNELKNVKVSVEDVLQKAYIGNRDEYFKYIADNMGLKDLTADEKDKIVKAMDLEDKDKNASEQFGGYSPVAIATTHIISERSGMQWTSYAHTAVQVPLAAVGDGAEEFSGFKDNTDVAKLIGKAMGKEIK; encoded by the coding sequence ATGTTAAAAAGAAAACATATGGTATTAGCAGGAATGGCTTTAATGGCAGCTACAAGTTTTGCACAACCTAAATATATCTTCTATTTCATAGGGGATGGAATGGGAGCAGCTCAAAGACAGATAGCTGAAGAGTATAAAAAAGGTGTGATGAAAGAGGATGGAAAACTTCTATTAAACTCACTTCCATTTTCAGCAATAACAACTACATATTCAGCAGATACTTTAATTACAGACTCAGCAGCAGCAGGAACTGCATTGGCAACAGGGCATAAAACAAATAACGGTTATATAGCAAAGGATGCTAAAGGTAAAGATCTAAAAACTCTTTTAGAAATGGCTCAAGAGGATGGAAAAGCAACAGGATTAGTAACTACTACAAGAATAACTCATGCTACTCCAGCAGTATTTGCATCTCACAATATAGATAGAGATGATGAAAACGGAATAGCTGAAGATTATGTAAAAAGTAATGTAGATTACTTTGCAGGTGGAGGATTTAGACACTTTGTAAAAAAAGGTGGAGAACTTCCAAGTAAGAGAAAAGATGATAGAGATCTTGTAAAAGAGTTTGCAGATAAAGGATATAAAACATTTGTATCAGAATCTTCAATTAAAGATTATAAAAATTGGACTCCAAAAGAGGGAGAAAAAGCTTTTGTAGCTATTGAAGCATCACATATGCCATATGAAATAGATAGAAAATCTGAAGTTCCTAGTTTAAAATATATGACTGAAAAAGGAATTGAACTTTTAAAACAAGATAAAGATGGATTCTTTATGATGGTAGAAGGTGGAAGAATTGACCATGCATCACATGCCAATGACGTAATGGGAACTATTTACGATACAATAGCATTTGATGATGCAATAAAATCAGCTTATGAATTTTATGAAAAAAATCCAAAAGATACTTTAATAGTAATTGCAGCAGACCATGAAACAGGAGGAATGGGACTTGGATTTGGTGCTAACTATTTCTTAAAACTAAATGAATTAAAAAATGTTAAAGTTTCAGTAGAAGATGTACTTCAAAAAGCTTATATTGGAAATAGAGATGAATATTTTAAATACATAGCTGACAACATGGGATTAAAAGATTTAACAGCTGATGAAAAAGATAAAATTGTTAAAGCTATGGATTTAGAAGATAAAGATAAAAATGCAAGTGAGCAATTTGGAGGATATAGTCCAGTTGCAATAGCAACAACACATATAATCTCTGAAAGATCAGGAATGCAATGGACATCATATGCACATACAGCTGTACAAGTTCCACTAGCAGCAGTAGGAGATGGAGCAGAAGAGTTTTCAGGATTTAAAGATAATACAGATGTTGCAAAATTAATTGGAAAAGCTATGGGAAAAGAGATTAAATAG
- a CDS encoding GNAT family N-acetyltransferase: protein MEKENFIFRRAEVDDILSVMKVIENRCLWMKENDINQWDEEYLKLYDFNYFKSKVENRELFLVENFQKIVGTFVLLEEDERWENDVPAYYIHNFATDTKIRGIGSEIIEYCENLCRENSKKTLRLDCNINNNKLNSYYEKKDFKTVGICDESPEYVGYKREKIIF, encoded by the coding sequence GTGGAAAAAGAGAATTTCATTTTTAGAAGGGCAGAAGTAGATGATATTTTATCAGTGATGAAAGTAATAGAAAATAGATGCCTTTGGATGAAAGAAAATGATATTAATCAATGGGATGAAGAGTATTTAAAACTCTATGATTTTAATTATTTTAAAAGTAAAGTTGAGAATAGAGAACTATTTCTTGTAGAAAATTTTCAAAAAATAGTTGGAACATTTGTTTTGCTAGAGGAAGATGAAAGATGGGAAAATGATGTGCCAGCTTACTATATTCATAATTTTGCAACAGATACTAAAATAAGAGGAATTGGAAGTGAAATTATAGAGTATTGTGAAAATTTATGCAGAGAAAATAGCAAAAAAACTCTTCGTTTAGATTGTAATATTAACAATAATAAATTAAATAGTTATTATGAGAAAAAAGATTTTAAAACAGTTGGTATTTGTGATGAAAGCCCAGAATATGTAGGGTATAAAAGGGAAAAAATTATATTTTAA